From a region of the Sebastes umbrosus isolate fSebUmb1 chromosome 10, fSebUmb1.pri, whole genome shotgun sequence genome:
- the LOC119495788 gene encoding N-acetyllactosaminide beta-1,3-N-acetylglucosaminyltransferase 3-like: MPRNSTRRKTQARMCLLLGALLVTVYLYEYFTDHKTLHLRDVKNSVSQTKAPTKSNSTAYSWPRCQQNVSAANQSGFSSFTVNFQNFLYYRHCRHFPLLLDIPDKCGGPSKSADVFLLLVIKSAPVNYDRRKVLRKTWAKERLHNGVWIRRVFIVGNTDPNPLLERERMNKLLQLEQREYNDILQWDFKDSLYNLTLKQILFLEWMEINCPHARFLLNGDDDVFANTDNMVKYLQSLKDNDGSKHLFIGSMMVYSPPVREVENRYFVSEEVFKPDYFPP; the protein is encoded by the exons ATGCCCAG AAATTCAACAAGAAGAAAAACCCAAGCACGAATGTGCTTGCTGTTGGGAGCTCTCCTTGTGACTGTCTACCTCTATGAATATTTTACTGACCACAAAACCCTTCATCTACGAGATGTTAAAAACAGTGTCAGTCAAACAAAGGCACCCACCAAAAGCAACTCCACTGCATACTCCTGGCCAAGATGTCAACAAAATGTGAGTGCTGCCAACCAATCAGGCTTCAGCTCTTTTACTGTTAACTTTCAAAACTTTCTCTACTATCGACACTGTCGCCATTTCCCCCTGCTGCTGGACATTCCTGACAAATGTGGTGGACCTAGTAAATCTGCGGACGTCTTCCTTCTGTTGGTCATTAAAAGTGCGCCTGTGAACTACGACCGCCGAAAGGTGCTGCGCAAAACCTGGGCTAAAGAGAGGTTACACAATGGTGTGTGGATTCGAAGGGTCTTCATCGTAGGAAATACAGACCCTAACCCTctactggagagagagagaatgaacaAACTCCTCCAACTGGAGCAACGTGAGTATAATGACATCCTCCAATGGGACTTCAAAGATTCATTGTACAACCTAACCTTGAAGCAGATACTCTTCCTCGAATGGATGGAAATAAACTGTCCACACGCTCGCTTCCTGCTAAATGGCGATGATGACGTCTTTGCCAACACAGATAACATGGTTAAGTATCTCCAAAGCCTCAAAGATAATGATGGAAGCAAGCACCTCTTCATTGGCAGCATGATGGTTTATTCACCTCCCGTTAGAGAAGTAGAGAACAGGTATTTTGTTTCAGAGGAGGTGTTTAAGCCAGACTATTTCCCCCCCTAG